gggatacgtaggcaaattgcaaggggtcagaagcgagagcgcaaaggagccaccactaaccctaagcaatctcagccaccaataaccaccaccaaacactgttcatcttttccgacgaatactgttcatcagatccaccgattactgttcacgtttccgacgaagaaccGTCATCATATATCTTGTTTTCGGCTACGAACCTCAGACTTTATTactcccaaattcctccgtcaacactACGATTTAATATTTCAATTACATTAACAAATAATTAATACTCGTATTactaaattttcaaaaatatttaattattaaatatcaTAAATTTGAATATTGTATGAAAAATCTAATACATATTAAATATTAACATATATATCTTAGATGACAAAATCTTTTAACTAACATGAAAAATAAGAGAACGATAAGAAGAATGTACGTTGTGCTCACTTTCTGGTTATGGGCTAATATGACATGTAAAAACACATTTGCATCAAGCTGCCAAACAGGTCCAAATAAGTTGAACCCATCATTTTACCTCATAATGACGCTTATGTGAACCGCCAAACATGCGCATTGTGTTTACCTAGTAAGTAAGGACACGGTCGCGGGAGTGCGAGTACGTAGTGCGTGAATACAAGAATTTGACAAATGTAAAAATATGGTGATACGGGTGCAGGGGGACACgagaaaaataaacaaaaaaattatatatatttcatGTTAAACATAATAAAACTTACTAACAAAACCAAAAATTGCATGAAAAATGAATCAAATGCATCATTTATTAATCTAAAACACAAAAATACAAGTAAAAtcttttagtttatataaaaatgAATACGATAATTAATAAGTTTGTAGTAACTAATAGACATGGAtacttaattaattttataaatatagtTTGCTAAAATAGATTTTAACTACAATTTTTAAAGATAAAATTTCATATTAGTATCATCGAAGACTCCGCGTGGCCAATACGGCCATACGTGTGTCTGAGAATCCAACACGGGACTTGGCAGCGATCCAAGTGTCCATGACTTTACCAACTCCAATAAGACTGTAGAAAAAGATTCGATATTGATAATACGTGTCAATGGTGCCATGTGTCATATGAAAAAGGTGTACATGTACTGCCAACTGTAGTGTAGGTGGATGTGGGACTGTTGACCAATATTATTATCTTGCATGAAAATGGTGTTCTTAATgggtttaaaatattatttgataGTAGTAGTCGAGAAAATTGTGCTTTGATTGCAATAGTATGTTGGAGCTTGTGAAACAAACGGAACAAATGAATATGGGACAAGGTGCACATGTCGAGTTTTGGAGTAAAAACTGCAGCTTTAAACTTGCTGTCAGATTGGATGAAATCACTGGAGCATGATCAAGTAACTAATGCTAGGACGAGTACATCAATGACAGAAAAAACTTGGATCAAGCCACCAAAAGGATGGGTAAAAATAAATGTGGATGGAGCTTTATTTGAGGAGGTGAAGAACATTGAGTTGGGTAGTGTTGTTAGAGATGCAGATGGAAAATTTCCTATGACTAAGAGCAGCAGACATGAAGAGCTTAGTACCACCAAGAGAAGCATATGAACTCATCTTAAAGGAAGCTCTGTCATGGTTGAGAGGAAGGAACTTCAGAAAATGCATATTCGAGACTGATTCAAAATTCTGGCTAACGCTTGCAAAAGGATCCATGGCAATTCATACTTTGATGCTATTTTTATGGATTGTATTGATTTACTTAATCACTTTGATTATGTTCTAGTTATTTTTATTCATAGGTTTGCGAATGGTATAACTCAATCGCTAACAAAAGCGACTTATTCTATATCAAGCTCTCGGGAATGGCATGACAATGCTCCCGATAGTATTCATCATGCACTCatttctgaagaatttgaagtaatGCAAGTATGATTTTGACAAAAAAAATCATATTAGAGGACTAAAAAAGAACAACAAAAAATGCACTCATCTCAGCACTTAGAAATGAGCAATATAAGGTCTGTTAATTAAGACAACCCAACAAAATTTAGTTTTTATCTGCATTGATAAATATATAGTAAGCATCAATttggtatttaattatacgaacCTAATAGGAGACAATAAAGGCAGAGGCAAGATCACGGCTGATTTCACAGACCTAATCACTTCCCGACCGGACTCGATCAAATTTGGTGTTGACAAAGCTATTACATCATTATAATTTTTTTGTCCAAGATTACATATAATTTAACAACTTTGCTAGTGGACTAGAAGAGTAGGATCTATTCACTATAATGGAATTGGGTTGGGCCTTAATTAGACCTGTTGGGTTGGATTAGggttttaaatatttaaattctAATCCAACCTATTATAATCGACCCAATGAAAAATTAATCCAACTAATCCACGGTTTTGGATGGCTCTGTTTGATCGGTCTAATTAAAAGTCGGGTCCGGTCGGTTTCAACTGGTTCACTAGCCCATGAACAATCCTACCAATAGACACTTAAAAGTTAAAAATGTTCACTTGCACGAAAGCAAATCTTTTATAACCAAACATACGTAAAGATCATCAATTTGGATTTCGACTGGGTTTTTCGCCTTAAACATAGTTATTTTTGATCTACTACAATCGtggaaaaaaaataatattataattatatgaAAAAAGGTCGCATGCAACTTCCTACGTACGAATAACGTTGATATAAAATCATTACTTGGTAACGAACTTattgataaaatattgagaaaagaGTAAAGTAAGATTTTATCGTAATATGACTTGTTCTCGATCACTATACAAAAGGGGCTTATATAACTAACTAACAATAACAGAGGAAAATATCATAATAAAAAACTTATATAATAAAACTATCTAAtaacaataaatatatattaacatccCCCTCAACCTCACGTTAATGAACTATGAGTTTATCGAACAAGAAATGGAGTCACGTAACCAGACAAACCAAAGAACGAATCCAAAATTCTGCATAAGCAAAAAACAAGAGCTAAGCACAAAATTGCGCACAAGCACAAAACAAGAGCAAATATGCTACTGAAAAACTAGTATCGAATCAACAAGAGAAGAAGAACCATTTATGTCACCCAATAATCGAAGAAAACCactttaaaattaaaaaatcttTACCCACCGAAACCGAATATAAAATCAAACCAACTTCATGTGCAAACCAACTCGAAATTCAAACTGTATTCAGATCAAATCAACAAATTTTATCCATATCTAACGAACAAATTGTATTCAATTTTAATATCAAGCCCCAGTCAAACccattatgaaatttatttgttaaataattaagtgagacataattataatacaaatagaaatttcgaattaataataactcctaataaattaagatttataattcgtttttctactctctatataatatctcttgtgtggctgattgTGCAAagaaagacttttactaaaaccctagccatcaagggagaagatggagagagcaagaagaaacgagtttgtactagtacacattcaatccttgagttcaagcattcgtgtagataccgatagagcgtagatcgcgagtgcgagatgcgtggtgattgaacaagttttggatatccattagtcaaccaattggtaaagtttcttaagataaacaatctgatctacgaattaaatatatatttttcgcatggatcctgcggtgggtttcgaaaagTTTAAATCTACATCTACTTTATAACTAAGTCCAAGTCAAAAAAAAACTATTTCCAATCTTAAACAAAGTAAAAACTGAATCCAAGTTTAAACTGTTTCCAAATATAATCAAATTTCATGATGGGCAAATGTGCCTAGAGCAACAGATAAACTATAACAATCCCGCGAAGGGCCAATATACCTAGAGTACCAAATAAAGTAAACAATCTCGTTAAGGGCCAATGTACCTAGAGTACCAAATAAAGTAAAACAAACAAAGACCGTGTGTATGTATCTCAATCAAAACGAAACAAAACTAGTAGAAAAAACCAAACAAAATCAAACTTTGTATCCAAAGAAATCCAACCAATTTTGAAGGGAAAAAAGCAATCATAGTTAAAGCTTAAAAATTATCCAAGAAAAAAAACATGACTGATTTAGAGAAGAAACAGTAATCGGAATACATGTTCTAAACCAAAAATGTGGAAGCCACCAAACGACTCTCCAATAAATTATCTCGTATCAAATTATAGCTCTTGATAACATAATAAAGTATATGGATTTTTATTGTAATATGACTTGTTCTCTACTACAATATAAGAGCAATTTATATAGTCAACAACCCAACATCATAACAACTCACaagaaaattattataattatgaaactaaccaataataataataataataataataataataatataagttAACCCTTATGATCATCTAGGGCTGTTTACTAACCGAGCCGAACCGATTTTGACAAACTGAGTCGAGCTTTATTTTTTTTTacgaaccgagccgagctttTTTATCGAATTGAAAATATGTTCGAGTTCGAGCTCATTAACTAACGAGTCGGACACGAGTTTGTTCGCGAACAAAAACGAGCTGAGCCAAGCTCGAGCCGTAACCGAGAAGCTCCTTAAcagataaaaaaaattaacttttatTGGCCCAACCCACCTGATTTAAACCTAACCcaattatcaaaatttatattcgTAGAAATCTTAACCCCTACTCTCCTTGTGCTCTCCTTATCCCTGAATCCCTGAATCCTATTTTATTTAGTAAACTATTATTTTAACTAATCTGCTTTTGTATGTCTACTTTCTTTCAAATTGAATTCTTGTAATATTTTTTTCATGATTTTCTTAGTGGGTTTTGTACGTGAAATACTTGTTTTGGGAGACCAAGTTTTGGATTATTGCTGGTTCAATCTTGGTGGGGTGTTTCGTGatgtgtttagtggattttgtaTGTATATGATACCTCTGTATTAGCATTAGCACTTGGCAGTCATGACTCCTTGTAAAAGGTTTTCTAATTCTTATCACTTATGTATTTACGAATAATCTTTGctcttcattttcttcatcacGAGTAAGGGTCGAAGATCTTCCTCAATTATAGTAATtaaaaatattctgaaaatatttcatttttttcgAGATTTAAATAGCTGAGCTCGAGTCGAGTTCGAGCCAAACATGTAAAAACTCGGCTCAAACTCATTTTGTTAACGGAAACCTTTTTGTGTTCGAGTTCGAATTCAAGTTTTTAACTGACCGAACCTTTATCGAGTCAAACTCGAGTTTGTTGACGAACATCCGTAATTTATTTGTGAACGGCCCTAGAGTATCAATTGATATATTTATAGCTAGAGAAAGTGAATACTAGTTAATAACCGAAAGTATTATAATTATGAAACTAaccaataataataatataccTTAAATCTTATGAACATCCATTAATATATTTATAGCAAAAGAAAGTGAATACAAAATGTCAGAAACAATGATTTACGGTTAATTGAGTTGACATTGCGTCTTGGAGTATACAATTTTCTATAAACAACCATTTCTAATCTCTGCGCTATTTCTGTAAATACCCCGATACACATACAGAATCCGAGATATAATATAACAACCCATCCTCCCTGAGCTGCATGCATCTATTTAAGCTGCTCCAGAATTCCTAATTAATGTTATTGAAAGTTCCAAAAGTCTGCATAAAGAATTTAAGTTTCAGTTTCGTGTAAAACAGTAAAGGATGAAATACAAGGCAAGACTATTCATCAAGGATCAGTAATTTACTTAATTTTTTCTCTGGAAAATATAAATTGGATTTGATATGATAACTGATGCCTAACTTTTCAACAGTTTTAAGGCTTCACTTGTGATACAGGCAATCAGGTAATGCACAAGCCTTTATCAGGATGCATCTAATTTCTTATATAGTGATACACACTAGTACTAGAAAATGCTTGATCAGCACTTAACTTGTACCTTGTTTCTGCTCGATTTGATCATTGCCTTCAGTAGATTGTCTCCGGCAATTTGCCTCAGTGTGCTTATCAGTTGGTTCCTCGTAATGCTTTTTGCCTATTACAAAACAATTGGACAAATAACATTTGAGCCAAGTAATCCCTGTATATCTTGAGGGTATAATAAAAAAATTCCAAGGAATAGAATCATACCAGAAATGCAGTGTGAGATCTGGTAACCAAGGCCATTTCAGAAGGTATCAAATATGGTTTAAGATCTGACATTAGTTTCGGAAAGCTTATGTAGGGTGACCTATGTATCAAAGCAAGTCCCCGACTCCTTGGTGAACCTGAAGATTAAAAAAAAAATACATACTTGGAGCACTGAAAAAGGCCTAAACTTTAAAAATAACAGAAGTTTGTTTAATATTGCTTACGGGTCAGTGAAGTGGTATTGAAACTAATAACGAAGATGGGAAGAATGTGAGAATTCATGTAACAACTCCAGACAATATACTTTTTGGGTTGGTCCAAATTATCTACACCAGTATCAAACTCTTCTGAACTTGGTTGAAACTGCTCAGAACCGGCACATATTTCTTCTGTTTTCCCCAATATCACACGACACAAAAGAATGTGTCTCAACCCATTGGCGTCAACTTCTGATGATAATACACTGCAAAATCGCAATTTGTATGTAccaaattcataaatatatataaatcatTATTCATATTAATAAAATGCTAAAAGTGTTAGAATAATATCAGAATTCAGGCTACCACCCACAACATTTCTCACAATTTATGAGGGACACGAAAGGTAATTGGTTCCTTGACAAAAAACACTATTAGAAACTTTtaatcagaaaaaaaaaaatCAGAGGACTGTTTTTAACGGCTCATTCTCGGATTCTCAGATAATAAACGAGTTCGAAGTTCTCGAGTACCTCTGTTTGTGGATTTTGCTCAGAAACACACGTCCATTACATGTTGGGGTTTTGCTCGTGAACATATTTATCTCGTTTACGAGGTTTCATGACATAATAATTTATATCAAATTAACAAATTATTGAACTACTAGTTTAGAACATGCAAATACATGACAAAATCTGAAACAGAAGAAATTGAAGATAAGAAACCGAACATCTATGTTTGAAGTTCATGAACAGATCGTTCATTACGTTTAAAAGTTATCAGGACAAACTATAACAAATTTATCAACTACTGGTTTAGAACATGCAATATGCAAAAAAATCTAAAACCCGAATTGAAGATTTAAAACGGAACAAAAACAAGATTCAATTGTTACCAACCTATCCATAGGAAATTTGGCAGGAGACAGATAGATGCCACGTCCATATAAATCTCCATTACCAGGTGATTTAACACATGCAAACCCGTGAGATGTTACATCAGAAATCTCTTTCTTCGAACCGCCATACCATGCATATTTTAAATTAGGATTTCCACCAGTTTTTCTTGAAACTGCCTCAGAAAAAATCCGAAAACTTTGTATCCTGCCTTGTCCCGATAAACTGGAAAACAAGTTTTTACGGATGGCCACAAGTGTTACGTGCTGGCTATGGTTTCTCAAGCCCCTAACAAGGGAATTTTTGATGATGTCGTACAGCAGAGAAGCTGACGAAGAATCAGAACGTGCAGCAAGGATGTCGTAGTTGTCTTCTGTGACTGATGAGACTTGATCATGTTCCATATTGTTAATCTGAATACACTAAATTGTTTTATGTAGTAGTATTAACTTGAGAATTCAAGAGAGAAAAGTAACCTTTAGATGATATTGTAGTTTGTATATATAGAGATGGAGGATTATAAAGTGTGTTATGTTAATTAATATAGAAGTTGTGTtaattcaaattcaaatatactaatttttaaattttgtcaaattcaaatttaatttcagtttttttttttcaaatttgaTCTGCAAACAAGGTTTGACTTAAATATCTAATACTACTTTGTTGAATACTCAAAAGTTTGTAGAATTGGcccaaaaatatatatagatcATCAAAACATCCAATCACAAAGCAAGGTTTACAAACCAAGGTTTACATTCCACAATTACTGATACAATTAGATTAGATATATAGTTGGACATTGATAACGAGACTGATGACGCGGGTTTATAACCAAGACTAATTTAGTACCTAAGCTCGATTCTTAAGCAGAAAAATAATCTCAAACTTCCAGAGTTATCATAATGGCTAGGCTCCATTAATTATATCCCTTGAAGTAAATTGCTACCAATTCTGAAAGAAGCATAAGCATCAATACTAGCATACTGAACCTGGTCCAGGGTAAGCTTCCTAGCCTCCCAGTTGCTCCTGCAAACATCAAGTGGCTTCGCCATGTACAGTCCCACAATACTGTTAGCAAGTTCTTTCAGTCCGGGCTTGCGAAAGAAACGTATCGGCCAGCTAGTCATAGCCAAGGCTTGAATGTCACAAGTCTTGGAAACACTCAAGCTATACTCATTCATAAGTTTAAGCGCGTAATCCTGCACTTCCACACCAACAAAAGTAAAATTAGTATCGCTGAAGAAAGCCTTGAGAGATTGAGTAATGCAATCCAGATAGAACATTTGGACTATGAGACACTTTGAGTCAATGCACAGCTGCAATGTTGCAGTCTTATTTTTCAGAATTGGGCTGAAGGTGGGCTTCCATTCGCAGTCGAGTCCAACTATGGTTTGGGTATGGCAGGATGCGCGAACGCTGCGTATCCATTCATCAACAGCTGAAGCCTTATTAGTGACTGTTACTTCAATCACATTTTCTTGAAAGGTGACTCTGTACTTTGTTGTCATATCAACAATCTGTTTGATCAGTTGGGATCTACTTTCTGTGGATGTGAGAAGATGTATGCATAGAGAGCTTATATATAGAGCAATGCATATAGCTAGGACTATACAACTTCTATTTTCAATGAATGGTATTCAAACTTACTTGGAGTACACTAGCTTGATCTTCACAAATTTTGACCTTATTACTATAATTCTTTGAAAATAGAGGAACCATTCATTTTTTTTTCTCGAAAATAACAGGTTAATTAATTAAATGTTTCTCGGAAAATAACATTAAGCCAGGTAGTGGTTACATTTAGACCTGGCAAATCGGATAATCGGGTCGGTTTCGGATCAGATCTATTTTGGATCGGTTTCACTTTCGAATTATGATATAACTGGAGACTATTCAGATCGGATCGGATGTAATTCGGTTCGGGTCTAATTCGAATTAAAAACGGATGAAATTCGGATAAAAATCGGACAAAATTCGATTCGGATTAAATTTGGTTCGGATATTTCGcatcataacttatttatttttccaTGTTGTGAGACTTAAAAAATATCTTTTTATTAAATGTAGTACTTTGaatataatataatgtacttttatattaatttaggattaaataattaaatta
The sequence above is drawn from the Apium graveolens cultivar Ventura chromosome 2, ASM990537v1, whole genome shotgun sequence genome and encodes:
- the LOC141695955 gene encoding 3'-5' exonuclease-like, which encodes MTTKYRVTFQENVIEVTVTNKASAVDEWIRSVRASCHTQTIVGLDCEWKPTFSPILKNKTATLQLCIDSKCLIVQMFYLDCITQSLKAFFSDTNFTFVGVEVQDYALKLMNEYSLSVSKTCDIQALAMTSWPIRFFRKPGLKELANSIVGLYMAKPLDVCRSNWEARKLTLDQVQYASIDAYASFRIGSNLLQGI
- the LOC141695946 gene encoding putative inactive poly [ADP-ribose] polymerase SRO2 gives rise to the protein MEHDQVSSVTEDNYDILAARSDSSSASLLYDIIKNSLVRGLRNHSQHVTLVAIRKNLFSSLSGQGRIQSFRIFSEAVSRKTGGNPNLKYAWYGGSKKEISDVTSHGFACVKSPGNGDLYGRGIYLSPAKFPMDSVLSSEVDANGLRHILLCRVILGKTEEICAGSEQFQPSSEEFDTGVDNLDQPKKYIVWSCYMNSHILPIFVISFNTTSLTRSPRSRGLALIHRSPYISFPKLMSDLKPYLIPSEMALVTRSHTAFLAKSITRNQLISTLRQIAGDNLLKAMIKSSRNKTFGTFNNIN